A part of Desulfomicrobium baculatum DSM 4028 genomic DNA contains:
- a CDS encoding YrbL family protein: protein MITLDSEISTIGGWSTVYAIKGDPTRCAKVLAHHRKYKGEFPDPAMIAQKKYGIPDMLRYELDNHHRLMAHVPDDLVKHFVTFYGIEKTRCGRDALVMELVTDDTGGVAKNLDSNTRPLSLTFFQALERIRRDVLLPSAIDHFGIACRNILVRNQDCPVLIDFQNSVIRHRGQFWLKLPFFIRRKVTRKFQRVYRDVGVPDFTKAPSITDMFLP from the coding sequence ATGATAACACTCGACTCGGAAATTTCCACCATCGGCGGCTGGAGCACAGTTTACGCCATCAAGGGAGACCCCACGCGCTGCGCCAAGGTCCTGGCTCATCATCGCAAATACAAAGGAGAGTTCCCGGACCCGGCCATGATCGCGCAGAAAAAATACGGGATTCCGGACATGCTGAGGTACGAACTCGACAACCACCACCGGCTTATGGCCCATGTACCGGACGACTTGGTCAAACATTTCGTGACGTTTTACGGCATCGAAAAGACACGTTGCGGTCGTGACGCCCTGGTCATGGAACTGGTCACCGATGATACGGGCGGTGTGGCTAAGAACCTCGACTCCAACACCCGCCCTTTGAGCTTGACCTTTTTCCAGGCCCTCGAACGCATCCGGCGGGACGTTCTGCTGCCCAGCGCCATCGACCACTTCGGCATCGCCTGCCGCAACATCCTGGTCCGCAACCAGGACTGCCCGGTGCTCATTGATTTTCAGAACAGCGTCATAAGGCACCGTGGCCAGTTCTGGCTCAAATTGCCATTTTTCATTCGTCGCAAGGTCACGCGCAAGTTCCAGCGGGTCTATCGGGACGTAGGCGTGCCCGATTTCACCAAAGCTCCAAGCATCACGGACATGTTTCTACCATGA
- a CDS encoding glycosyltransferase, whose product MNIAFVNSTRKWGGVKTWCIDTAIAFKELNINSVIFGKDKRFIDRATQKKIESYQIQFGVDYNPILIYNLYLFFKKRKIQRVIANVGKDIKSAGIAAKIAGIPLIVHVGSPGDIQNKIENEILHYVTKPSFFCCSEYTKKGFLKNVPYAKKFKTVAIHPGTKISKHVIQANKTLKIITTSQLNKDKRHIDVLEACKILADKKLDFSLTIVGEGALSAELKLIVHKLGLMGRVVFTGYVDDVAKQLSTADIFILPSQCEPLGIALEEAMANGLIPIARNAGGAPEIWPEFLSSHLIPPQSRGAEFANILTTLLHMPGEEILELKNRVRTHAAETFSIELQTKKFLEFILSPKQDASSQNNTGV is encoded by the coding sequence ATGAATATCGCATTTGTCAATAGCACACGAAAATGGGGAGGGGTCAAGACGTGGTGCATTGATACGGCAATTGCATTCAAGGAGCTAAACATCAACTCTGTGATATTTGGAAAAGACAAAAGATTTATTGATCGGGCCACACAAAAAAAAATAGAATCATATCAAATACAATTTGGCGTTGATTACAACCCAATACTTATCTATAATCTATATTTGTTTTTCAAAAAAAGAAAAATCCAACGCGTGATTGCTAATGTTGGAAAAGATATTAAGTCGGCTGGAATCGCGGCGAAAATTGCGGGCATACCGCTCATTGTTCACGTCGGTAGTCCTGGAGACATACAAAATAAAATAGAGAACGAAATACTGCATTACGTTACAAAACCATCTTTTTTTTGTTGCAGCGAATACACAAAGAAAGGTTTTTTGAAAAATGTACCTTACGCAAAAAAATTTAAAACTGTAGCAATCCACCCAGGAACAAAAATTTCCAAGCACGTAATACAAGCGAATAAAACGCTTAAAATCATAACCACAAGCCAACTCAATAAAGACAAAAGGCACATAGACGTTTTGGAAGCATGTAAAATTCTTGCCGACAAAAAATTGGACTTTTCTTTGACTATCGTTGGGGAAGGAGCTCTTTCAGCGGAGTTGAAATTGATCGTCCACAAACTTGGGCTCATGGGCCGGGTTGTCTTTACCGGATATGTCGACGATGTCGCAAAGCAACTAAGTACGGCGGACATCTTCATCCTGCCGAGCCAGTGCGAACCCCTCGGCATCGCCCTAGAAGAAGCCATGGCCAATGGCCTGATACCCATTGCCAGAAACGCAGGCGGAGCCCCTGAAATATGGCCCGAATTCCTGAGCTCCCATCTTATTCCACCTCAAAGCCGAGGAGCGGAATTCGCCAACATACTGACCACGCTACTCCACATGCCTGGGGAAGAAATCCTCGAATTGAAGAATCGAGTCCGGACCCACGCAGCGGAAACATTTTCAATTGAATTGCAGACCAAAAAATTTTTAGAATTTATACTCTCCCCCAAACAAGACGCTTCATCACAAAACAACACAGGCGTATGA
- a CDS encoding sigma-54-dependent transcriptional regulator — protein MASKRILFVSRSELVSPLHAQFKAHECQAMVVDDRASAMKVVEARKADLVFTLPSLPGYRAQDLLDAVQQSANPVPVIVFTEKGSAEEARYYMEMGAQDYWLCPLTWEKIQAVLPEDAPAPASPRSVAQSAPREVSIVGTHPSVTRVLALARQVAPSKATVLISGESGTGKEMFARFIHAHSGRENAPFVAVNCAALPEHLLESELFGHEKGSFTGAISRKLGKFELASGGTLLLDEISEMALALQAKLLRALQEGEIDRVGGVETVKVDVRVLATTNRNLEQSVEKGEFRQDLFYRLNVIPLRLPSLAQRGDDVLLLADFFIRRLTREYGLGSLQLSTEARDWLMAHDWPGNVRELQNLMERAVLLAGAGPIRSMHFLLDGQEWSPEINEEGEAAAPGVLSMPSATSAVTIDADGRIPTIQEMEMHLIIKSLDKTAGNRTKASELLGISVRTLRNKLGEYRKIGLDIP, from the coding sequence ATGGCGTCCAAGCGAATCCTCTTTGTTTCACGATCCGAGCTCGTGTCCCCCCTGCATGCGCAGTTCAAGGCGCATGAATGCCAGGCCATGGTCGTGGATGATCGCGCTTCGGCCATGAAGGTCGTCGAGGCGCGTAAGGCCGATCTCGTGTTCACCCTGCCAAGCCTGCCCGGATACAGGGCCCAGGATCTGCTCGACGCCGTGCAGCAGTCCGCGAATCCGGTGCCGGTCATCGTGTTCACGGAAAAAGGCAGCGCCGAGGAGGCGCGCTATTATATGGAAATGGGCGCTCAGGATTACTGGCTCTGCCCGCTGACCTGGGAAAAGATCCAGGCCGTGCTGCCCGAGGATGCTCCCGCCCCGGCTTCGCCTCGTTCCGTCGCCCAGAGCGCTCCGCGCGAGGTGTCCATCGTCGGCACCCATCCTTCCGTGACCCGGGTCTTGGCCCTGGCGCGGCAGGTGGCTCCGTCCAAGGCCACGGTGCTCATCTCCGGCGAGTCGGGTACGGGCAAGGAGATGTTCGCCCGCTTTATCCATGCCCACTCAGGCCGGGAAAACGCTCCCTTCGTGGCCGTCAACTGCGCGGCCCTGCCCGAGCATCTGCTCGAAAGCGAGTTGTTCGGGCACGAGAAGGGTTCGTTCACCGGAGCCATTTCCCGCAAGCTCGGCAAGTTTGAGTTGGCCAGCGGCGGAACCCTGCTGCTGGACGAAATTTCTGAAATGGCGCTGGCCCTGCAAGCCAAGCTTTTGCGCGCCCTGCAGGAGGGCGAGATCGACCGCGTGGGCGGGGTCGAGACGGTCAAGGTGGATGTGCGCGTCCTGGCCACCACCAATCGCAATCTGGAGCAGAGCGTGGAGAAGGGCGAGTTTCGCCAGGATCTTTTCTATCGCCTGAACGTCATTCCTCTGCGTCTGCCATCGCTGGCCCAGCGTGGTGACGATGTGCTGCTGCTGGCCGATTTTTTTATACGCCGCCTTACCCGGGAATACGGGCTCGGCTCCCTGCAGCTCTCCACCGAGGCCCGGGACTGGCTCATGGCGCATGACTGGCCGGGCAATGTGCGGGAACTGCAGAACTTGATGGAACGGGCCGTGCTCCTGGCCGGGGCTGGACCCATCCGATCCATGCATTTTTTACTGGATGGTCAGGAATGGTCGCCCGAAATTAACGAGGAGGGCGAAGCTGCCGCACCCGGCGTATTGTCGATGCCGTCTGCTACTTCGGCCGTGACCATCGACGCTGATGGACGCATCCCGACCATTCAGGAAATGGA
- a CDS encoding polysaccharide deacetylase family protein, whose translation MTPEKFGSHLDLIRKLGFETISLARLYDVITGKEKLTFPAIVITFDDCTLDNWVYAVPELLRRNMKGVFFAITNFLRPGKARPRADQTMQPAGVPAFGDIMQQALSGNCDGFMNEGEIRAVVHDLDMEVYSHSAAHQACFTSNEPNGTLGDEKHWSHKALCGPNAAADSPVYPVGSAYAHTGFGLDWNSAPLLIAEKEERLALCLKDFSRAKKELETILDRPCPYICLPWGQFDETTLEASIKAGYLGALTLERTFVGPGSPRQRIGRIAVKDANSPTWLRNKLFLHAHTLTSKIFR comes from the coding sequence ATGACACCGGAAAAATTCGGCTCCCACCTGGACCTGATCCGCAAGCTGGGCTTTGAAACCATAAGCCTGGCCCGGCTATACGATGTCATCACCGGAAAAGAAAAACTCACCTTTCCAGCCATCGTCATCACCTTCGACGACTGCACCCTGGACAACTGGGTCTACGCCGTGCCGGAACTGCTGCGCCGAAACATGAAGGGCGTCTTTTTCGCCATCACCAACTTTCTGCGCCCAGGCAAAGCCCGTCCGCGCGCGGATCAAACCATGCAACCGGCAGGAGTGCCTGCGTTTGGCGACATCATGCAGCAGGCCTTGTCCGGAAACTGCGACGGATTCATGAACGAGGGCGAAATCCGCGCCGTGGTGCATGACCTAGACATGGAAGTGTACTCGCACTCCGCCGCGCACCAGGCCTGCTTCACCAGCAACGAACCGAACGGCACCCTCGGCGACGAAAAACACTGGAGCCACAAAGCCCTTTGCGGCCCAAACGCAGCAGCCGACTCCCCGGTATACCCGGTGGGTAGCGCTTACGCCCACACGGGCTTCGGGCTGGACTGGAACAGCGCTCCCTTGCTAATCGCGGAGAAGGAAGAACGTTTGGCATTGTGCCTCAAAGATTTCAGCCGGGCCAAAAAAGAGTTGGAGACAATCCTGGATCGCCCCTGCCCATATATATGCCTACCCTGGGGACAATTCGACGAAACAACCCTTGAGGCCAGCATCAAGGCCGGATACCTAGGCGCGCTGACTCTTGAACGGACCTTTGTCGGCCCAGGCTCGCCTAGGCAACGTATCGGCCGCATCGCCGTGAAGGACGCCAACAGCCCGACATGGCTCAGAAACAAACTTTTCCTCCACGCCCACACGCTCACCTCGAAAATCTTCCGCTAG
- the larB gene encoding nickel pincer cofactor biosynthesis protein LarB, with protein MPMDPKKLHTLLQNVAAGNISCENAQAVLTGHVHEELTLDPWRQARTTIGEVVFGQGKTLEQIRISLEELGRHHPVLATRICAAHGQALLDFFPHGCLWEEAGLFCLGADLLSADPKAPNSDVIIVTAGSSDLPVAREALGTARFLGLSAHLVTDVGVAGLHRLQPHLPSLRQAKVVIAVAGMEGALPSVLGGLVKAPIIAVPTSTGYGANFAGLTPLLAMLNSCAPGVGVVNIDNGFGAAALAKKILAGS; from the coding sequence ATGCCCATGGATCCCAAAAAACTGCACACCCTGTTGCAAAACGTCGCCGCCGGAAACATCTCCTGCGAGAACGCCCAAGCAGTTCTTACGGGCCACGTACACGAAGAGCTGACTCTTGATCCCTGGCGCCAGGCGCGCACCACTATCGGCGAAGTGGTCTTCGGCCAGGGCAAGACCCTGGAACAGATCCGCATTTCCCTTGAGGAACTGGGCAGGCACCACCCGGTCCTGGCCACCAGGATTTGCGCAGCGCACGGCCAGGCGCTGCTGGATTTTTTTCCGCATGGTTGCCTGTGGGAGGAAGCGGGCCTCTTTTGCCTGGGGGCGGACCTGCTGTCCGCCGATCCAAAAGCCCCGAACTCGGACGTGATCATCGTCACGGCCGGCTCCTCGGACCTGCCCGTGGCCCGCGAAGCCCTGGGCACAGCCAGATTTCTGGGATTGAGCGCGCATCTGGTGACCGATGTGGGCGTCGCGGGCCTGCACCGCCTGCAGCCGCATCTGCCGAGCCTGCGGCAGGCCAAAGTGGTCATCGCCGTGGCCGGGATGGAGGGCGCGTTGCCCAGCGTCCTGGGCGGACTCGTAAAAGCCCCGATCATTGCGGTTCCGACCTCGACCGGCTATGGGGCCAACTTCGCCGGCCTGACCCCGCTCTTGGCCATGCTCAATTCCTGCGCGCCGGGCGTAGGCGTGGTCAACATCGACAACGGCTTCGGCGCGGCCGCCCTGGCGAAGAAAATCCTGGCCGGATCGTAA